In a single window of the Acetivibrio clariflavus DSM 19732 genome:
- a CDS encoding type I restriction-modification system subunit M: MATVNLGFENNLWEMADKLRGNIEASEYKHVVLGLIFLKYISDAFEERYNELVAEGEGFEEDIDAYTEVNVFYVPKEARWDYIKANAKQPTIGQIIDEAMIAIEKENASLKGVLPKNYARPEIDKTKLGELIDLFSFKVGDKEARAQDVLGRVYEYFLGKFGSSEGEFYTPPSIVKLLVEMIEPYKGRVYDPCCGSGGMFVQSQRFVEEHSGRKDDIHIFGQEYTATTWRLCKMNLAIRGIDGNLGERDADTFSNDLHKMLKADYILANPPFNIKDWGANRLVDDVRWKYGMPPAGNANYAWIQHIISKLSPNGVAGFVMANGAMSTNTTSEAEIRKNIIEDKLVDCIITLPPNLFYNVTIPACLWFLTRNKKSDGRDRSNEILFIDARKMGTMIDRKHRELDYETEIKYIADTYHRWKKGEGYEDIKGFCKSATLDEVRSHEYILTPGRYVGIEEKADDGEPFDEKMTRLTGELAEMFAKRKSLEDEIRKRLGAIGYDF; this comes from the coding sequence ATGGCAACGGTGAATTTGGGCTTTGAAAATAATCTATGGGAAATGGCCGATAAACTACGCGGCAACATTGAAGCATCGGAATATAAGCATGTGGTACTGGGACTCATTTTCCTTAAATACATCTCCGATGCTTTTGAAGAGAGATATAATGAACTGGTTGCAGAAGGAGAAGGCTTTGAGGAAGATATAGATGCTTATACTGAGGTGAATGTTTTTTACGTACCGAAAGAGGCCCGTTGGGATTATATAAAAGCAAATGCAAAACAGCCAACGATTGGACAGATTATTGATGAAGCAATGATAGCGATTGAAAAGGAAAACGCCTCTCTTAAAGGAGTGCTTCCTAAAAACTATGCCCGCCCGGAGATAGACAAAACCAAGCTCGGCGAGCTTATTGACCTGTTTTCCTTCAAAGTTGGCGATAAAGAAGCAAGGGCACAGGATGTTCTTGGCAGGGTTTATGAATATTTCCTTGGTAAGTTTGGCTCTTCGGAAGGTGAATTCTATACTCCGCCCTCAATTGTAAAATTGCTTGTTGAAATGATAGAACCATATAAAGGCAGGGTGTATGACCCCTGTTGCGGGTCCGGTGGTATGTTTGTGCAGAGCCAGAGATTTGTTGAAGAGCATAGCGGAAGAAAGGATGATATCCATATATTTGGGCAGGAGTATACCGCTACCACATGGCGTCTATGCAAGATGAACCTTGCTATTCGAGGAATTGACGGAAATCTCGGAGAAAGGGATGCAGATACATTTTCCAATGACCTTCATAAGATGCTGAAGGCGGATTATATACTTGCAAATCCCCCCTTTAACATCAAGGACTGGGGAGCTAACAGGCTTGTTGATGACGTTCGCTGGAAGTATGGCATGCCACCGGCAGGAAATGCTAACTATGCCTGGATACAGCATATAATTTCCAAGCTTTCACCGAACGGGGTAGCAGGCTTTGTCATGGCCAACGGTGCCATGTCCACCAATACAACAAGTGAAGCCGAAATAAGAAAGAACATTATCGAGGACAAGTTGGTGGACTGTATCATCACTCTGCCGCCCAATCTTTTCTACAATGTCACCATTCCTGCTTGCCTGTGGTTCCTGACAAGAAACAAAAAATCCGATGGCCGGGATCGCAGCAACGAAATCCTTTTTATAGATGCCCGTAAGATGGGGACAATGATTGACCGCAAGCACAGAGAACTAGACTATGAAACTGAGATAAAATATATAGCCGACACCTACCATAGGTGGAAAAAAGGTGAAGGGTACGAGGATATCAAGGGATTTTGCAAATCTGCCACTCTGGATGAAGTTCGCTCCCATGAATATATTCTTACTCCCGGTAGGTATGTGGGGATTGAGGAAAAAGCTGATGACGGGGAGCCTTTCGATGAAAAGATGACCAGGCTGACCGGAGAACTTGCAGAGATGTTTGCAAAGCGTAAGTCTTTGGAAGACGAAATCCGCAAAAGACTGGGGGCAATCGGTTATGACTTTTAA
- a CDS encoding virulence RhuM family protein, whose product MTFNDNTEFLMYQTEDGKTKIEVRMEDETVWLSLNQMAELFQRDKSVISRHIKNIFSEGELDEKSVVANFATTAADGKTYNVDYYNLDVIISVGYRVKSHRGTQFRIWATQRLKEYIIKGFAMNDDLLKRAGGGNYFEELLERIRDIRSSEKVFYRKILDIYATSIDYSPDAAISQQFFQTVQNKMHWAAHGHTAAEIVYLRADGNKPFMGMTNFTGSKPTKTEALIAKNYLTEDELAILNRIVNAYIEFAELQAMRRKPMYMVDWVKKLDEFLKMSDNEILTHAGRISHQQATQKAIEEYEKYKERTKNELSAVERHFLESIDKTAKMLTGKKKSSGGDGV is encoded by the coding sequence ATGACTTTTAACGATAATACTGAATTTTTAATGTACCAGACTGAAGATGGGAAAACGAAAATTGAAGTAAGAATGGAGGACGAAACAGTTTGGCTTTCATTGAATCAGATGGCGGAGCTGTTTCAACGAGATAAGTCTGTTATTTCACGTCACATCAAGAATATTTTTTCTGAAGGTGAGTTGGACGAAAAATCAGTTGTTGCAAATTTTGCAACAACTGCTGCAGACGGAAAAACCTATAATGTGGACTATTATAATCTGGATGTCATAATCTCCGTAGGCTACCGTGTCAAGTCCCACAGAGGTACGCAATTCAGAATTTGGGCTACCCAAAGATTAAAGGAATACATAATAAAAGGTTTTGCGATGAATGATGATCTGCTCAAAAGAGCAGGCGGCGGTAATTATTTTGAGGAATTATTGGAGCGTATCCGGGATATCCGCTCCAGTGAGAAAGTATTTTATCGGAAGATTTTAGACATCTATGCAACCAGTATTGACTATTCACCCGATGCGGCAATTTCACAGCAGTTTTTTCAAACGGTTCAGAATAAAATGCACTGGGCAGCTCATGGACATACAGCGGCTGAAATTGTATATTTGAGAGCAGATGGCAATAAGCCTTTTATGGGAATGACCAATTTTACAGGTTCAAAGCCAACTAAAACGGAAGCTTTGATTGCAAAAAACTACCTTACAGAAGATGAACTGGCGATACTTAACCGCATTGTCAATGCTTATATCGAATTTGCCGAGCTTCAGGCAATGCGCAGAAAACCAATGTACATGGTTGACTGGGTAAAAAAACTGGATGAGTTTCTCAAAATGAGTGACAATGAGATTCTGACTCATGCAGGAAGAATCAGTCATCAGCAAGCTACTCAAAAGGCGATAGAAGAGTATGAAAAATATAAGGAACGGACCAAAAACGAGCTTTCAGCGGTGGAAAGGCACTTTTTGGAGAGCATAGACAAGACGGCAAAAATGCTGACAGGTAAGAAAAAGAGCAGCGGAGGTGATGGTGTGTGA